One genomic region from candidate division WOR-1 bacterium RIFOXYB2_FULL_36_35 encodes:
- a CDS encoding flagellar motor switch protein FliN, protein MEVKTVQFPELDAEGKGMRIGEGTLSDIPIEVTAELGKSKLTLREILEIAEGSIIELDRLAGEPLDIKVGGSVIAQGEVVAIDDNYGIRITNVLLK, encoded by the coding sequence ATGGAAGTAAAAACGGTTCAGTTTCCGGAATTAGATGCGGAAGGAAAAGGGATGAGGATTGGGGAAGGGACACTTTCTGATATTCCAATTGAGGTAACAGCCGAACTTGGAAAATCAAAGCTTACATTAAGAGAAATATTAGAAATTGCGGAAGGTTCCATAATTGAGCTTGACCGCCTGGCAGGCGAGCCTCTGGATATAAAAGTAGGCGGGTCTGTAATTGCTCAAGGAGAAGTTGTTGCAATTGATGATAATTATGGAATTAGAATTACTAACGTTTTGCTAAAGTAA
- a CDS encoding flagellar biosynthetic protein FliP, translating to MKKIWFFVFLLLPSFALAAPQGQIAGQINLNSIMNSPQFSSSIQMIIGIALISLVPFFLISVTGFLRIIIVFSLVRTAIGTQQVPPTSVLVGIAVFMTIFVMNPVWQEVNKKAIEPYNQGKFSEMQAFKAGSEPLKMFMLRQVRENDLALFVKFSNIEPPKKAEDVPLYVVIPAFMISELKTSFQIGFLLFIPFIIIDLVVANILLSLGMFMLSPVMVSLPFKILLFVLVDGWNLITRGLLMSFR from the coding sequence TTGAAAAAAATTTGGTTCTTTGTCTTCCTGCTGTTGCCCAGCTTCGCCCTTGCCGCGCCACAAGGTCAGATAGCCGGACAAATAAACTTAAATTCAATTATGAATTCCCCGCAATTCTCATCAAGCATACAAATGATAATAGGAATAGCGCTCATCTCCTTAGTCCCATTCTTTCTTATTTCCGTAACCGGGTTTTTAAGGATAATTATAGTTTTTTCTTTGGTAAGGACTGCTATCGGAACACAACAGGTTCCACCAACATCAGTTCTTGTAGGAATCGCCGTGTTTATGACTATTTTTGTAATGAATCCCGTTTGGCAAGAGGTAAATAAAAAAGCGATAGAACCCTACAATCAAGGAAAATTTTCAGAAATGCAGGCATTTAAAGCAGGGTCCGAACCTTTGAAAATGTTTATGTTGAGACAAGTTAGAGAAAATGATCTTGCTCTCTTTGTGAAGTTTTCCAATATCGAACCCCCTAAAAAGGCGGAGGATGTTCCTTTATATGTTGTAATTCCGGCTTTTATGATTTCAGAGCTTAAAACTTCTTTTCAAATAGGCTTTTTGTTGTTTATACCATTTATCATAATAGATCTGGTCGTAGCAAATATTTTATTATCCCTGGGAATGTTTATGTTATCCCCCGTCATGGTTTCACTCCCGTTTAAAATATTACTGTTTGTCTTAGTTGACGGATGGAATTTAATAACACGGGGATTATTAATGAGTTTTAGGTAA
- a CDS encoding flagellar biosynthetic protein FliQ has translation MNQDFIVQVMNQGIMTVLIVSLPIVGIGLLVGFIISLFQAVTQIQEQTLTFVPKVIAVLLLLAVTFPWIMSLLIDFTATLWSSIPNMVR, from the coding sequence ATGAACCAAGATTTTATCGTTCAAGTAATGAATCAAGGGATAATGACAGTTCTCATCGTCTCCTTGCCAATAGTGGGAATAGGTTTGCTTGTAGGCTTTATAATAAGTCTCTTTCAGGCGGTTACTCAGATTCAAGAACAAACCTTAACTTTTGTGCCAAAAGTTATTGCTGTCCTACTTTTACTAGCCGTAACCTTCCCTTGGATAATGTCTCTCCTTATAGACTTTACAGCAACTCTGTGGTCATCCATCCCCAACATGGTCAGATAA
- a CDS encoding flagellar biosynthesis protein FlhB: MAEQGGDKTEEPTPHRLREAREKGQIAKSREVTTAVLLLLSYSVFRYFGEGSWTSLVQMGQGIFSQIPASANEFSFDFASYILLIGLKAFALALIPIFAVTFLAAIIVETMQTGFVFTGDPLSPKIERINPLEGFKKMFSLQGFVEVIKSILKIIIVFYIAWITVKKDLPYIMVLLDNNPWDSLLLGGLLAYTIAMRVGIFYIIIAFLDYLYRRWEYMKNLKMTRQEVKEEYKRLEGDPQVKQRIRDMARQIAYQRMMSSVPQADVVVTNPTHVACAVKYEQNKMKAPRLMAKGMRKHAEKIRQIAEEHEIPVVENEPLARSIYRTTKVGQEIPRELYQAVAEVLAYIYKKKKDKEALNKTIAGIPRG; the protein is encoded by the coding sequence TTGGCCGAGCAAGGTGGAGATAAAACAGAAGAACCTACTCCCCATAGATTGCGGGAAGCAAGAGAAAAGGGACAAATTGCAAAAAGCCGTGAAGTAACAACTGCAGTGTTATTGCTTTTAAGTTATTCCGTCTTCCGTTATTTTGGAGAGGGGAGCTGGACTTCCCTTGTCCAGATGGGGCAAGGGATATTTTCCCAAATTCCAGCATCGGCAAATGAATTCTCTTTTGATTTTGCTTCTTATATTCTTTTAATAGGCCTTAAAGCTTTTGCTTTGGCTTTAATTCCAATTTTTGCTGTAACATTTTTAGCCGCAATAATAGTTGAAACAATGCAAACGGGATTTGTTTTTACGGGTGATCCCCTATCCCCTAAAATTGAAAGAATAAATCCTCTTGAAGGCTTTAAAAAGATGTTTTCTCTTCAAGGTTTTGTAGAAGTCATAAAATCAATCTTAAAAATAATTATAGTTTTTTATATAGCATGGATAACAGTAAAAAAAGATCTGCCTTATATTATGGTTCTATTAGACAACAATCCCTGGGATTCCCTGCTGCTTGGAGGACTCCTTGCATATACAATTGCCATGCGAGTCGGAATTTTTTACATAATCATTGCTTTTTTGGATTATCTTTACAGAAGATGGGAATACATGAAAAACCTCAAAATGACAAGACAAGAAGTAAAAGAAGAATACAAACGATTAGAAGGAGATCCTCAAGTAAAACAAAGAATAAGAGACATGGCAAGACAAATTGCGTACCAGAGAATGATGTCATCTGTTCCCCAGGCAGATGTTGTAGTAACAAACCCCACACATGTCGCCTGTGCTGTAAAATATGAGCAAAACAAAATGAAAGCCCCCAGATTAATGGCAAAGGGAATGCGTAAGCATGCAGAAAAAATACGCCAAATTGCGGAAGAACATGAAATACCAGTAGTTGAAAACGAACCTTTAGCCCGTTCAATATATAGAACAACAAAAGTCGGACAAGAGATACCAAGAGAACTATATCAGGCCGTGGCAGAAGTTTTGGCATATATATACAAAAAAAAGAAAGATAAAGAAGCATTAAATAAGACTATTGCTGGCATCCCTCGGGGGTGA